A genomic region of Lentisphaerota bacterium contains the following coding sequences:
- a CDS encoding aspartate aminotransferase family protein has protein sequence MSRSPSPALNGRTDPLPNSDAPAARLLALKQDYLIPCVNHFYRNPPVFVRGEMQYLVDTEGKRYLDCYSGVTVMNCGHCNPAITEPAIEQIRTLQHTTSIYLTSPMLELARDLIGFINGSLQRVFFVNSGSEANEGALLLARLHTGRSGFIAIRGGLHGRTHLTMSLTGVPMWQTDPVPSPAARLAPRPHCAQCELGKEPKTCKFACAVALAEQIDPDTAAVILEPIQGNGGIIVPPDGYFHRLREITREHGVLLIFDEIQTGFGRTGSDFAFQHLGVEPDILTLAKALGNGFPIGAFCTTERIAANYTKPGASTTGGNAVSATAARQVLRYLREHDLPRRAAELGGLLRQRFEAIAQSVCGVREVRGRGLMQAMELGSATHPMTAETDAILEAMKDRGFLIGKTGLMRNTVTVMPPLVITEAEVAALADQLEQVMGALCGWA, from the coding sequence ATGTCGAGAAGTCCATCACCAGCTTTGAACGGTAGGACGGATCCCTTGCCAAACTCGGACGCCCCCGCCGCACGGCTGCTCGCGCTCAAGCAGGATTATCTGATCCCGTGTGTCAACCACTTTTACCGCAATCCTCCGGTGTTTGTCCGCGGCGAGATGCAGTACCTGGTGGATACCGAGGGCAAACGCTACCTCGATTGCTACAGCGGCGTCACGGTGATGAATTGCGGACATTGCAATCCGGCGATCACGGAGCCCGCCATTGAGCAGATCCGCACGTTGCAGCACACCACCTCGATCTATCTGACCTCACCCATGCTCGAACTCGCGCGGGATTTGATCGGCTTTATCAACGGATCACTCCAGCGGGTCTTCTTCGTCAATTCCGGGTCGGAAGCCAATGAGGGCGCGTTGCTGCTCGCTCGGCTGCACACCGGCAGATCCGGTTTCATCGCCATACGCGGGGGTCTCCATGGCCGGACGCATCTGACGATGAGCCTGACCGGCGTGCCGATGTGGCAGACCGATCCCGTTCCGTCACCCGCCGCCCGTTTGGCACCGCGCCCCCACTGCGCACAATGCGAGCTTGGGAAAGAACCCAAAACCTGCAAGTTTGCCTGCGCCGTCGCGCTCGCCGAGCAGATCGATCCCGACACCGCAGCGGTGATTCTGGAGCCCATCCAAGGCAATGGCGGCATCATTGTCCCCCCGGACGGCTATTTCCACCGTCTGCGCGAGATCACCCGCGAGCACGGTGTCCTGCTCATCTTTGATGAGATTCAGACCGGGTTTGGCCGCACCGGATCCGACTTCGCTTTCCAGCATCTGGGCGTCGAACCCGACATCCTGACGCTGGCCAAGGCGCTCGGCAATGGCTTTCCAATCGGCGCCTTCTGCACCACCGAACGCATCGCCGCGAACTACACGAAGCCGGGCGCCTCCACAACCGGGGGCAATGCGGTGTCGGCTACCGCCGCCCGGCAGGTGCTGCGCTACCTGCGCGAGCACGATCTCCCCCGACGCGCCGCTGAACTGGGTGGACTGCTGCGGCAGCGGTTTGAGGCTATTGCGCAATCCGTCTGCGGCGTCCGTGAAGTCCGGGGGCGCGGGCTGATGCAGGCGATGGAGCTGGGCAGCGCCACCCACCCCATGACCGCCGAGACCGATGCCATCCTGGAAGCCATGAAGGATCGAGGTTTTCTCATCGGCAAGACCGGCCTCATGCGCAACACCGTGACCGTTATGCCGCCGCTCGTGATTACCGAGGCCGAGGTCGCCGCGTTGGCCGATCAACTCGAACAGGTGATGGGGGCTCTATGCGGTTGGGCATGA